CGGACACGATCCGTCGAAGCCGATAGTATTCGAAGATTTCTCTCCCAAAGAAGGGTCGGTTCGTACCCGGTTGTATATCACCGGCAGTAATTTCGGTAATGACGTTTCCAGAATCCATGTAAACGTAGGAGGAAAAGAGGCAAAAGTCATCGGTTCCAACGGAACGGAGATTTACTGTATGGTTCCCAAACGGGCATACGATGGAAAGGTGACAATAACAATTGACGGAGAAAACGGCGAATCTGCCACAGATTTCACCTTCGAAGATGAATTTACTTATCATGCCAAACAAACAGTAGGCACACTTATCAGAAATGTAGACGAAGACGGAAACGGCAGTTGGATAGAAGGTCCTTTTGCCGATGCAAGCGTTTATGGAGGCGACTGGTTAGTGATGGGACCTCCCCAAGATGGAAAGAAGGTGTACCTAGGCACTTATGGCGGCGGAATATATGTGCTTGATCTGGAGACAGAAACGATGACAAAGCTATTTGGCAAACTACACAACGACATGCAGACATTCACCTTTACCGCTGACGGAGACACACTACTTATACCCGATGATAACGGACAAGGCACCAATACCGATCGTCCCAACATCTACTATGCACTGCGTTCTGAGAGCTTCCGCAAGCAACATGTTTATTCTTACGGAACGTGCAGTTACTCCGTTGTTTCGCATCCGGACGACCGCACGGTGTTCTATACCAGTTGGATACGCGGAGGTGTCTATAAGAAAGACGGGCAGTTTAATGCAACGACTGGAAAGTGGGAACCCAAACGTTGCTTCGAGCTGGGCAATCTGGTGCAGATAGACGGTGCGCATCCACATCTCATCATGCATCCCACGGGGAAATATATGTATATCGTGTGCGAACAGGTAACGGCCGTTCTCCGTTCGGATTACAATCCTATCACGAAAGAGTTTGAATATCCCAGAGTGATAGCCGGCCACTTGTCTGCCACCGGCTATACAGATGGTGTAGGAGGAGCAGCGCGCTTCGATAGAATTTATGCGGGTGTATTCGTAAAAAACAGAGAATACGAAGCTGCCGGCAAGGAAGATATCTACGACTTCTATGCAACCGAGAAGTGGAATTGCGACGTGCGCAAGATTACGCCCGAAGGAGTGGTGACTACTTTTGCAGGGAGAAGCAATTCCTCGTCGGACGGCAAGACCTATGGTTACGTAGACGGCGACTTGCGTCAGGAAGCCCGCTTCAACCAGCCGATAGGCATTACCTATG
The Bacteroides caecimuris DNA segment above includes these coding regions:
- a CDS encoding IPT/TIG domain-containing protein, with the translated sequence MKHFIPLLLLFLFSCSESEKNIGHDPSKPIVFEDFSPKEGSVRTRLYITGSNFGNDVSRIHVNVGGKEAKVIGSNGTEIYCMVPKRAYDGKVTITIDGENGESATDFTFEDEFTYHAKQTVGTLIRNVDEDGNGSWIEGPFADASVYGGDWLVMGPPQDGKKVYLGTYGGGIYVLDLETETMTKLFGKLHNDMQTFTFTADGDTLLIPDDNGQGTNTDRPNIYYALRSESFRKQHVYSYGTCSYSVVSHPDDRTVFYTSWIRGGVYKKDGQFNATTGKWEPKRCFELGNLVQIDGAHPHLIMHPTGKYMYIVCEQVTAVLRSDYNPITKEFEYPRVIAGHLSATGYTDGVGGAARFDRIYAGVFVKNREYEAAGKEDIYDFYATEKWNCDVRKITPEGVVTTFAGRSNSSSDGKTYGYVDGDLRQEARFNQPIGITYDEEMETFYIGELENHDIRYITTE